One part of the Gadus macrocephalus chromosome 8, ASM3116895v1 genome encodes these proteins:
- the LOC132463588 gene encoding uncharacterized protein LOC132463588 isoform X3 has translation MKYKNVVQAANRKRADSRQTGSGPPITFTPVEELALTINAGRPGMEGIPGGTSSESPGPSPSTVNPLVEYQDGVLLLIEPATNPPVYVSPEADENIAMDGSERTETVVEEAAGTSGSQYQHLTTKELYRLHLQREIAKADLQMEYTKLLIEVKKRRLGRNSTRT, from the exons atgaaatacaaaaacgTTGTACAagctg ccaATCGTAAGagggccgacagtcggcagactggatcggGCCCTCCAATTACCTTCACCCCGGTTGAGGAGCTGGCTCTAACCATTAAtgcagggcgccctggcatggaggggatacctggaggtacctcctcCGAGAGTCCGGGGCCATCTCCGTCCACTGTCaacccactggttgaat atcaagacgGAGTATTGCTTTTAATCGAGCCGGCTACGAATCCTCCAGTTTATGTAAGTCCG GAGGCCGATGAAAATATTGCCATGGATGGGTCTGAAAGAACTGAG ACTGTGGTCGAGGAAGCGGCGGGTACATCAGGGTCGCAATATCAGCAT TTGACTACTAAAGAATTATATCGACTTCATCTTCAGCGGGAAATCGCTAAGGCTGATTTGCAAATGGAGTACACAAAGCTGCTGATAGAGGTAAAAAAAAGGAGGTTGGGCAGAAATTCAACGCGGACATGA
- the LOC132463588 gene encoding uncharacterized protein LOC132463588 isoform X1: MELPINMAKRAAYFSDLDLQVLLESYDEEKGVIMRKCNTKASAIMRNKAWQRIADRVNSCNPTAPKRTREQVKMKYKNVVQAANRKRADSRQTGSGPPITFTPVEELALTINAGRPGMEGIPGGTSSESPGPSPSTVNPLVEYQDGVLLLIEPATNPPVYVSPEADENIAMDGSERTETVVEEAAGTSGSQYQHLTTKELYRLHLQREIAKADLQMEYTKLLIEVKKRRLGRNSTRT; encoded by the exons atggaattACCGATcaatatggcgaaacgggccgcatATTTCTCAGATCTCgacctccaggttctcctggagagttACGATGAGGAAAAGGGAGTGATAATGAGGAAATGCAACACAAAAGCATCTGCCATAATGAGAAATAAAGCCTGGCAGAGGATAGCTGACCGCGTAAATTC ATGTAATCCGACGGCCCCCAAACGAACTCGGGAACAAgtaaaaatgaaatacaaaaacgTTGTACAagctg ccaATCGTAAGagggccgacagtcggcagactggatcggGCCCTCCAATTACCTTCACCCCGGTTGAGGAGCTGGCTCTAACCATTAAtgcagggcgccctggcatggaggggatacctggaggtacctcctcCGAGAGTCCGGGGCCATCTCCGTCCACTGTCaacccactggttgaat atcaagacgGAGTATTGCTTTTAATCGAGCCGGCTACGAATCCTCCAGTTTATGTAAGTCCG GAGGCCGATGAAAATATTGCCATGGATGGGTCTGAAAGAACTGAG ACTGTGGTCGAGGAAGCGGCGGGTACATCAGGGTCGCAATATCAGCAT TTGACTACTAAAGAATTATATCGACTTCATCTTCAGCGGGAAATCGCTAAGGCTGATTTGCAAATGGAGTACACAAAGCTGCTGATAGAGGTAAAAAAAAGGAGGTTGGGCAGAAATTCAACGCGGACATGA
- the LOC132463588 gene encoding uncharacterized protein LOC132463588 isoform X2: MELPINMAKRAAYFSDLDLQVLLESYDEEKGVIMRKCNTKASAIMRNKAWQRIADRVNSCNPTAPKRTREQVKMKYKNVVQAANRKRADSRQTGSGPPITFTPVEELALTINAGRPGMEGIPGGTSSESPGPSPSTVNPLVEYQDGVLLLIEPATNPPVYEADENIAMDGSERTETVVEEAAGTSGSQYQHLTTKELYRLHLQREIAKADLQMEYTKLLIEVKKRRLGRNSTRT, translated from the exons atggaattACCGATcaatatggcgaaacgggccgcatATTTCTCAGATCTCgacctccaggttctcctggagagttACGATGAGGAAAAGGGAGTGATAATGAGGAAATGCAACACAAAAGCATCTGCCATAATGAGAAATAAAGCCTGGCAGAGGATAGCTGACCGCGTAAATTC ATGTAATCCGACGGCCCCCAAACGAACTCGGGAACAAgtaaaaatgaaatacaaaaacgTTGTACAagctg ccaATCGTAAGagggccgacagtcggcagactggatcggGCCCTCCAATTACCTTCACCCCGGTTGAGGAGCTGGCTCTAACCATTAAtgcagggcgccctggcatggaggggatacctggaggtacctcctcCGAGAGTCCGGGGCCATCTCCGTCCACTGTCaacccactggttgaat atcaagacgGAGTATTGCTTTTAATCGAGCCGGCTACGAATCCTCCAGTTTAT GAGGCCGATGAAAATATTGCCATGGATGGGTCTGAAAGAACTGAG ACTGTGGTCGAGGAAGCGGCGGGTACATCAGGGTCGCAATATCAGCAT TTGACTACTAAAGAATTATATCGACTTCATCTTCAGCGGGAAATCGCTAAGGCTGATTTGCAAATGGAGTACACAAAGCTGCTGATAGAGGTAAAAAAAAGGAGGTTGGGCAGAAATTCAACGCGGACATGA
- the LOC132463589 gene encoding putative nuclease HARBI1 → MACPFDERPIDIGAQIIRAIHRERLIRPRLDILSFPEDFLLERYRFSRDSLLYLNNLLQPYIANVTNRGSALSLLQTICTALRFFATGSFLYSVGDAEHIGKATVCRSVRKVCLALKQLLRNFIVFPGHKPTRRMKMEFHQLAGFPNVIGCIDGTQVPILAPSINEADYVNRKGYHSINVQMICDASHMITNVEAKWPGSVHDARMYRESNLSRKFQVGELHSEHIDLI, encoded by the exons atggcatgcccttttgacgAGAGGCCGattgatatcggagcgcaaataaTTCGTGCCATTCACAGAGAGAGATTAAttagaccacggctcgacatatTGTCCTTTCCGGaggactttttgctggagagatatcGTTTTTCACGTGATTCTttgctttatttaaataaccttCTCCAACCATACATTGCAAATGTGACCAATCGTGGATCTGCCCTCAGTCTACTCCAAACAATTTGCACAGCTCTCCGTTTTTTTGCGACGGGAAGCTTTTTGTACAGCGtaggagatgctgagcacatagGCAAAGCCACGGTCTGCCGCTCAGTACGTAAAGTTTGTCTTGCGCTGAAGCAGTTGTTGCGGAACTTCATCGTATTTCCAGGCCATAAACCCACGAGACGCATGAAAATGGAGTTTCACCAACTTGCAG GATTTCCAAATGTAATTGGGTGCATTGATGGCACACAAGTGCCCATACTGGCCCCATCTATAAATGAGGCAGATTATGTGAACAGGAAAGGCTATCACAGTATAAATGTTCAG ATGATATGTGATGCTTCCCACATGATCACCAATGTAGAGGCAAAATGGCCTGGTTCAGTCCACGATGCAAGGATGTATCGTGAATCCAATTTGAGCCGTAAATTTCAAGTGGGTGAGTTGCATTCTGAACATATAGATCTCATATAA